One genomic window of Lytechinus variegatus isolate NC3 chromosome 1, Lvar_3.0, whole genome shotgun sequence includes the following:
- the LOC121413838 gene encoding nocturnin-like isoform X1, translating into MEYIIKAVVRGLVFPILRTFFWLFGSQMSSIQSLGPGCLQASTREQLLHQCQETPARKVPLLRRQFKQLPVATHLGNDAPDSGNCQSNGLAAETGPDVSMPGDGRVRVMVWNVLADALSMGADNFIKCPMEALLWEHRKYAIIEEILTYDPDVVCLQEVDHYEDFFQPVLQQIGYSGSFNPKPDSPCLDCVINNGPDGCAVLFKTGRFKLVKSELPNLEVDYNGKKFVSNQVAVMHHLKCISEELPAKEFCIATTHLKAKRGYETMRAKQGQHLIEVLKNCSRNLPLIVGGDFNAEPTEDVYNVYKTSDLNLASAYQKLSKDGLQEPPYTTWKIRPRREECHTIDYMWYSQKHLEPVALLQFPGEEDIGSGRLPSWSYPSDHLSLVCDFVFKRT; encoded by the exons ATGGAATACATCATTAAGGCAGTTGTCAGAGGTTTAGTCTTTCCAATATTGAGAACGTTTTTTTG GTTATTTGGCAGCCAGATGTCCAGCATCCAGTCACTAGGGCCAGGCTGCCTCCAGGCCTCCACCCGGGAACAGCTGCTCCATCAATGCCAGGAAACGCCAGCCAGGAAGGTCCCTCTACTCCGCAGGCAGTTCAAGCAGTTGCCCGTGGCGACGCATCTAGGGAACGATGCGCCAGATAGCGGCAATTGTCAGAGCAACGGCCTTGCAGCTGAAACGGGGCCTGATGTATCGATGCCCGGAGACGGTAGAGTGCGAGTGATGGTGTGGAACGTATTGGCCGATG CTCTGAGTATGGGAGCAGATAACTTCATAAAGTGCCCCATGGAAGCTTTGTTATGGGAACACAGAAAGTATGCCATCATAGAGGAGATTCTGACCTATGACCCAGACGTGGTTTGCTTACAGGAAGTTGATCACTATGAGGACTTCTTTCAACCTGTCCTCCAGCAGATAGGTTACTCTGGTTCCTTCAACCCAAAACCAGACTCACCTTGCTTAGACTGTGTGATAAACAATGGTCCTGATGGATGTGCTGTCCTCTTCAAAACGGGCCGTTTCAAGCTTGTGAAAAGCGAGCTTCCGAACCTGGAAGTGGACTACAACGGGAAGAAGTTTGTGTCCAATCAGGTAGCAGTTATGCATCATTTGAAGTGCATCTCGGAGGAGCTACCCGCCAAAGAATTCTGCATAGCGACCACCCACCTGAAGGCGAAGCGCGGTTACGAGACGATGCGAGCCAAGCAGGGTCAGCATCTGATTGAGGTCCTCAAGAACTGCTCCAGGAACCTACCTCTGATCGTCGGCGGTGACTTCAACGCCGAACCCACCGAAGACGTCTACAATGTGTACAAGACCAGCGACCTCAACCTGGCCAGTGCCTACCAGAAATTGAGCAAGGACGGACTGCAGGAACCGCCCTACACCACGTGGAAGATCCGTCCAAGGAGAGAGGAGTGCCACACCATAGACTACATGTGGTACTCGCAGAAGCACCTTGAACCTGTAGCACTCCTGCAGTTTCCTGGAGAGGAAGACATAGGTTCTGGGAGATTACCGTCCTGGAGCTACCCGTCCGATCATCTGTCCTTGGTGTGTGACTTTGTTTTCAAGAGGACATGA
- the LOC121413838 gene encoding nocturnin-like isoform X2 → MRGISRLTCRLFGSQMSSIQSLGPGCLQASTREQLLHQCQETPARKVPLLRRQFKQLPVATHLGNDAPDSGNCQSNGLAAETGPDVSMPGDGRVRVMVWNVLADALSMGADNFIKCPMEALLWEHRKYAIIEEILTYDPDVVCLQEVDHYEDFFQPVLQQIGYSGSFNPKPDSPCLDCVINNGPDGCAVLFKTGRFKLVKSELPNLEVDYNGKKFVSNQVAVMHHLKCISEELPAKEFCIATTHLKAKRGYETMRAKQGQHLIEVLKNCSRNLPLIVGGDFNAEPTEDVYNVYKTSDLNLASAYQKLSKDGLQEPPYTTWKIRPRREECHTIDYMWYSQKHLEPVALLQFPGEEDIGSGRLPSWSYPSDHLSLVCDFVFKRT, encoded by the exons ATGAGAGGAATTTCGCGATTGACATGCAG GTTATTTGGCAGCCAGATGTCCAGCATCCAGTCACTAGGGCCAGGCTGCCTCCAGGCCTCCACCCGGGAACAGCTGCTCCATCAATGCCAGGAAACGCCAGCCAGGAAGGTCCCTCTACTCCGCAGGCAGTTCAAGCAGTTGCCCGTGGCGACGCATCTAGGGAACGATGCGCCAGATAGCGGCAATTGTCAGAGCAACGGCCTTGCAGCTGAAACGGGGCCTGATGTATCGATGCCCGGAGACGGTAGAGTGCGAGTGATGGTGTGGAACGTATTGGCCGATG CTCTGAGTATGGGAGCAGATAACTTCATAAAGTGCCCCATGGAAGCTTTGTTATGGGAACACAGAAAGTATGCCATCATAGAGGAGATTCTGACCTATGACCCAGACGTGGTTTGCTTACAGGAAGTTGATCACTATGAGGACTTCTTTCAACCTGTCCTCCAGCAGATAGGTTACTCTGGTTCCTTCAACCCAAAACCAGACTCACCTTGCTTAGACTGTGTGATAAACAATGGTCCTGATGGATGTGCTGTCCTCTTCAAAACGGGCCGTTTCAAGCTTGTGAAAAGCGAGCTTCCGAACCTGGAAGTGGACTACAACGGGAAGAAGTTTGTGTCCAATCAGGTAGCAGTTATGCATCATTTGAAGTGCATCTCGGAGGAGCTACCCGCCAAAGAATTCTGCATAGCGACCACCCACCTGAAGGCGAAGCGCGGTTACGAGACGATGCGAGCCAAGCAGGGTCAGCATCTGATTGAGGTCCTCAAGAACTGCTCCAGGAACCTACCTCTGATCGTCGGCGGTGACTTCAACGCCGAACCCACCGAAGACGTCTACAATGTGTACAAGACCAGCGACCTCAACCTGGCCAGTGCCTACCAGAAATTGAGCAAGGACGGACTGCAGGAACCGCCCTACACCACGTGGAAGATCCGTCCAAGGAGAGAGGAGTGCCACACCATAGACTACATGTGGTACTCGCAGAAGCACCTTGAACCTGTAGCACTCCTGCAGTTTCCTGGAGAGGAAGACATAGGTTCTGGGAGATTACCGTCCTGGAGCTACCCGTCCGATCATCTGTCCTTGGTGTGTGACTTTGTTTTCAAGAGGACATGA